One Ostrea edulis chromosome 2, xbOstEdul1.1, whole genome shotgun sequence genomic region harbors:
- the LOC125681943 gene encoding uncharacterized protein LOC125681943 gives MEFLKVLVVLIVVSHGSLSKPVSSEDELRDIVGELERLAASFRQYVVDGSRSENSMSSIVPLSGSTPDFPIPGTRPLGLLGFDNDELDPSSPPYKWLYKMFGKLLKPYFNSFPSGPFSSEMQLTPRNVVVRLSAWYDNNDEMMTKEQTFFNVARELLDAHFQCAATRINQIVFYVFKDQVRIMAEDDGKMNYHVRKVLGNWITDTAVVDKVTQKIVMTAHKHAYGGIMERIEYFQLNDIVEFLAKMKMLMWKAEQDKWTPVMFDEKLNKLLTDFDFVFQCPSVHDLWKFQTIVSRFQDGLSGIKPFAETEAWLKEVLPTYMTTDVTPAITAILQVYKDYVKSAMLHFEQVEKHVTSGNTADLTNFMSQFLAPHQLQYLLSIFEFLNTGNIRDIMEMGYMRNENTGY, from the exons ATGGAGTTCTTGAAAGTCCTCGTGGTTTTGATCGTAGTTTCACACG GTTCGCTATCAAAGCCAGTGAGTTCCGAGGATGAACTACGCGACATCGTCGGAGAACTAGAGAGACTCGCAGCAAGCTTCAGACAGTATGTTGTCGACGGTAGTAGGTCCGAGAATTCTATGAGCAGTATCGTGCCACTGAGCGGATCTACGCCAGATTTCCCCATCCCCGGTACCAGACCACTCGGGCTTTTGGGGTTCGATAACGATGAACTTGACCCCTCCTCTCCACCATACAAATGGCTCTACAAAATGTTCGGAAAGCTTCTGAAGCCATACTTCAACAGTTTCCCAAGTGGACCATTTTCAT CGGAGATGCAGTTAACACCACGTAATGTTGTTGTACGGCTGAGTGCATGGTATGACAACAATGACGAAATGATGACCAAAGAACAGACTTTCTTTAACGTTGCCAGAGAGCTCTTGGATGCCCATTTCCAGTGTGCAGCGACAAGAATCAACCAAATAGTTTTCT ATGTTTTCAAGGACCAAGTACGTATAATGGCAGAGGATGATGGGAAAATGAACTATCACGTGAGAAAAGTTTTAGGGAATTGGATAACAGATACGGCCGTTGTGGACAAAGTCACCCAGAAAATTGTTATGACAGCGCATAAACATGCCTACGGGGGCATTATGGAGCGCATTGAGTATTTCCAACTTAATG ATATCGTGGAATTCCttgcaaaaatgaaaatgctcatGTGGAAAGCTGAGCAGGATAAATGGACACCAGTCATGTTCGATGAGAAACTGAATAAACTTTTGACGGACTTTGATTTTGTCTTCCAATGTCCGAGTGTGCATGATCTATGGAAATTCCAAACAATTGTTAGCCGTTTTCAAGATGG ATTATCCGGAATCAAACCCTTCGCTGAGACAGAGGCTTGGCTAAAGGAAGTCCTACCCACATACATGACTACAGACGTCACCCCCGCCATTACTGCCATCCTACAAGTGTACAAGGACTACGTCAAGTCGGCCATGCTGCACTTCGAACAAGTGGAGAAGCACGTGACCAGCGGAAATACAGCAGACCTCACAAATTTCATGTCCCAATTCCTCG CACCGCATCAGCTCCAATATTTGCTGTCCATCTTTGAATTCCTCAATACTGGGAATATCCGCGACAtcatggaaatgggatacatgAGGAACGAAAATACTGGTTACTGA
- the LOC125681944 gene encoding uncharacterized protein LOC125681944 has product MSSSDEKCVCVIVLGGVVVVGGLLVILLPMSFSGLEYYEYGFAKQKSTGSVSVDAVYSVGKHFLGPDYEFKVFQADAHHLTLSRIKAFTSDRLEVQVTVYLQYFLRKSDLPALHKRFDLYYEDVMKNSAVDAVKGAITIYTTRELISERVKVEEDLYKAVRERLGGTCCQSNCKAWKFACSPGCKRKELCTENDKGVFADVRYFQMGQVYIPSDVEERFLRQLTLKEDSEREKLLQKAQVERKITSSQVQKIKNVAQEVREEAQAQSNLIKVTSSANYTVTIESARGQGLTTLYRELRITNQIHKNSFDYLRTLRGLDNVWLTVDFDQRIAGSFGKN; this is encoded by the exons ATGTCGTCCTCGGATGAGAAGTGTGTGTGCGTGATTGTGTTGGGTGGGGTAGTGGTGGTCGGGGGCCTCCTGGTCATTCTCTTACCCATGAGCTTCAGCGGACTGGAATATTACGAG TATGGCTTTGCTAAACAGAAAAGCACTGGGAGTGTAAGCGTGGATGCAGTTTACTCGGTTGGGAAACACTTTCTAGGGCCTGACTATGAATTTAAAGTGTTCCAGGCAGATGCACATCATTTAACACTGAGCAGGATCAAAGCTTTTACATCGGACAGATTGGAG GTGCAAGTGACTGTTTATCTCCAGTATTTCTTACGAAAATCTGACCTTCCAGCTTTACATAAACGTTTTGATTTGTATTACGAGGATGTCATGAAGAACAGTGCAGTAGATGCTGTGAAG GGGGCTATTACTATTTACACCACAAGGGAACTGATTTCAGAAAGGGTCAAAGTGGAGGAAGATTTGTATAAAGCTGTCAGAGAGCGCCTTGGAGGGACCTGTTGTCAAAGCAACTGCAAGGCCTGGAAGTTTG CATGCAGTCCTGGGTGTAAAAGAAAGGAACTGTGCACAGAGAATGATAAAGGAGTGTTTGCCGATGTAAGGTACTTCCAAATGGGACAGGTCTATATTCCATCCGATGTAGAGGAACGATTTCTGAGACAGCTAACATTGAAGGAAGACTCGGAAAGAGAGAAATTGCTTCAAAAAGCTCAAGTGGAGAGAAAAATAACCTCCTCACAG GTTCAGAAGATAAAGAATGTAGCCCAGGAGGTGAGGGAGGAGGCCCAGGCTCAGTCCAACCTGATAAAGGTCACCTCTAGTGCCAACTACACTGTCACCATCGAAAGCGCCCGCGGTCAGGGCCTGACAACTCTCTACAGAGAACTTCGCATCACCAACCAGATTCACAAAAACAGCTTCGACTACCTACGCACCCTCAGAGGCCTAGACAATGTCTGGCTAACTGTGGACTTCGACCAAAGGATCGCTGGGTCTTTTGGAAagaattaa
- the LOC125681940 gene encoding 2',5'-phosphodiesterase 12-like — protein sequence MFRLIREKLQIRTGVFLKILKDQNMASTSLFTVRSLPDNDRLSMEFDYSHNGASSKQFRMERLKEEELGQTLSRLKNSIASKFMKRKRKKNEAEIEQGDIHLNFTINGAHFNTESKICVSEALKHGSEVSINEQKYQVSVNPPTVLKIDLPKSMMSGFPVFPLVELQFANLSDSDYKWKSVHKDFHHLKISQQNESRKFLSNDRLYTPTNADIDCKIEFSCVPKLGDKSGFESTVFSKVEVEAGPGICPFEMRHVYTTEMTGPTSCRVMSYNILADAFADTEFTRNELYPYCAPYALSIDYRKQLLLKEILGYNADIICLQEVDRKVFDKYLLPAMEINGFSGMYQMKSGKIQEGEALFYRMSKFKVAEEHNIDITQSLEEEDYQDIQQKVADHEILYEFYKKRKNVLQVCVLESLTDPHKAVCVANTHLFFHKDFDHIRLLQGAVSIRHLENVMKRYREKGDNISLVFCGDFNANPKSPLHRFLSRGHIDPEEYDLQIKETGKKVTNFDFSHSFKLTSACGYPSYTNYVGSFHGQLDYVFVDDNLEVVNVVPPPDHELVTQHVALPSIVFPSDHIAQICEVRWK from the exons ATGTTTCGATTGATAAGAGAAAAGCTGCAGATCAGGACAGGTGTTTTTCTGAAGATTCTGAAGGACCAAAATATGGCTTCCACCTCTTTGTTCACTGTCCGTTCGCTACCCGATAACGACAGGCTGTCAATGGAATTCGACTACTCCCACAATGGAGCAAGCTCTAAGCAATTCCGCATGGAGAGACTGAAAGAGGAGGAATTGGGACAGACATTATCACGACTTAAAAATTCAATAGCttcaaaatttatgaaaagGAAGAGAAAGAAAAACGAAGCTGAAATTGAACAAGGAGatattcatttaaatttcaCCATAAATGGTGCTCATTTTAACACAGAAAGCAAAATCTGTGTATCAGAGGCATTGAAACATGGGTCAGAAGTCAGCATTAATGAACAGAAATACCAGGTATCGGTTAACCCACCAACAGTTCTAAAGATAGACCTCCCCAAAAGCATGATGTCAGGATTCCCTGTGTTTCCATTGGTGGAGTTACAGTTTGCTAATTTGTCAGACTCTGACTACAAGTGGAAAAGTGTGCATAAAGATTTTCACCATCTTAAAATCTCCCAGCAGAATGAGAGTAGAAAATTTTTgtccaatgatagattgtacaCTCCAACCAATGCTGATATTGATTGTAAGATTGAGTTTAGCTGTGTTCCAAAGTTGGGTGATAAATCAGGGTTTGAGTCCACAGTGTTCAGTAAAGTGGAGGTAGAGGCAGGCCCAGGGATCTGTCCATTTGAGATGAGACATGTGTACACAACGGAGATGACAGGTCCCACAAG ttgTAGAGTGATGTCCTACAACATACTCGCTGATGCGTTCGCAGACACAGAGTTCACTAGGAATGAGTTGTATCCTTATTGTGCTCCATACGCATTGTCTATAGACTACAGGAAACAGCTCCTTCTGAAAGAAATCCTTG GATACAATGCTGATATAATTTGTCTTCAAGAAGTGGATCGGAAAGTATTTGACAAATATCTGTTGCCTGCGATGGAGATAAATGGCTTTTCAGGGATGTACCAAATGAAATCGGGGAAGATACAAGAGGGAGAGGCCTTGTTTTACAGGATGTCAAAGTTCAA ggtTGCAGAGGAACATAACATCGACATAACACAAAGCTTGGAGGAGGAAGACTATCAAGATATTCAGCAAAAAGTGGCGGATCATGAAATCTTGTACGAGTTCTACAAAAAGAGAAAGAATGTCTTACAA GTCTGTGTCCTGGAGTCCCTTACTGACCCACACAAGGCTGTCTGTGTGGCCAACACCCATCTATTCTTCCACAAAGATTTTGATCACATCAGACTTCTCCAGGGGGCTGTTAGCATCAGGCATTTGGAAAATGTGATGAAAAGATACAGAGAAAAG GGAGACAACATTTCCTTAGTTTTTTGTGGAGACTTCAACGCCAATCCCAAAAGTCCTTTACACAGATTTCTGAGCAGAGGTCACATCGATCCCGAGGAATACGATTTACAAATCAAAG aaaCTGGAAAGAAAGTGACAAACTTTGACTTCTCCCACAGTTTTAAGCTGACCAGCGCCTGTGGTTATCCGAGCTACACTAACTATGTGGGCAGTTTTCATGGACAACTGGACTATGTGTTTGTGGATGACAATTTGGAAGTGGTCAATGTAGTCCCTCCCCCTGATCATGAACTGGTCACTCAGCATGTCGCTCTGCCCAGTATCGTTTTTCCTTCAGATCATATAGCACAGATTTGTGAAGTTAGGTGGAagtga